AAGTTTAAACAATCACCTCAGGCATCAGGACAAAGAAGAGAATTGTCAAAACAAGAGCAATGTTAGTGCGAGCCATTTCCTGCCTCCTTAgacaagaaaaacacaaaagttgtggagagagagagagaggtaaggTGGATTCTAAAGCTAGCATATACTGTCTTTATAAAGACAAGGTGTTCTGTTTAATGTTGTTTTTTCTGTGTCACCAAAATGACATTCCCAACGAACTTCCGTGTACTACTTCATTCTGTAGTTTCTGTATCATCTCAAGCTTCAAGCAGTTCCAATTAATTGCCTTGACCTTTTCTCTATTTGGTTAAATTATAATTGTCTTGACTTGGTAAATTCTAACTATAAATTCCTTTTGGCAATGGACTGTAGGCTAATTGCACGACCAAACCTATGAGCTATGAGGTATATCCAGTCCAATCCCCAACCCCCAACCCCCTTAcctagaaaaaaagaagaagaaaaaagaaacagataTTTTAAACAGAAATTGTATGAATTTGGATCGAATCCAGAACTCTTGTGTACTATACGCGACACAAATACAACAAACGTCCTAAAATAATCACATATTGATAGTGTATCCCATCAGAAACCATATCCAAATTGTAGGTATTGATCTCAAATGAAAAATCTAATATAACCTCTTATCTGTTAatagctatgaagcacgggtgcgggtgcgggtgcgggtgcgggtgcgggtacgggtacgggtgcgggactcggcaatttttgaaaaaggtgggtgcgggtgcggcgagactcggcaattaaaaaattattaaaaatatttttatttatattttctatatatttttactattaaaatattcttaaaaaacatattactaatttactatgccttgattcacaaaacaaagaaagaaaaaagcaagaaacacaaaacacaacacaaaaccaaaaagaaaacacaaaaaaagcaacaaatattcaaaataaaattaaggaaggatagatttagggtttttgggtctcatttagaGCTGTTTTCGGTTGTTGCAGCATGATTCGAggcctgtttcggccgtttcggttGCCGGCCGATACGTCCCGATACGGCCGAAATAGaccgattctggccgaatcggcccgaATCTACTCGAATCGGCGCCGCGTCGGCGCGAGTCGGCTGGAAAAAAAAGGACAACACGTGGCCGACGCGGCCCGACgcgcgagcagcggcgtccctcgcgcgtcgCCGCATCGcaccgcgtcggacgcgggtgcggcacctccggCGCCGCATCCGTGCTTCCTAGGTTAATAGTACTActgttttcctttttatttctaGTTCGCAATTGATCCTTGAAGTAAATTATCCAAACTTGGTGGCACCATTGCTGTTTAGGTGAAATGCAATGCTTTACATCTAGAACTTCATGAATACATTaatcttttttaacttttatttttttctagaaagtaactctgtttttttttttttcctaaggaAATACACTGGTATATAAGATAAGTACCAAATTGGTTACAACTGAAGTGCAGTTTTacatacttatcaaaaaaaaataacaaaaggtGCTGCTTTCCGTTCTACATCACTTAACAAGTCAagaacaaaaaaactaaaacagttcccaaaaaaagaaCGGCAAGGTTCCAAAAGATTGCCACCCATGACCTAATGTTGTTTTATAGATATACATGGCCTACTGTTCCTCGCCAATTCTTAGTGAGTTGCACCTTGTAATCAGAAGCCAAAATAATATACTAGGTGGagatcaaaatattttttgtaagaaattaatttaaaaactaaagagagttttaacttCTTCTATTCATCCAGAGAGAGAGTTAGCTCCTATCGTTGAAACCCATTTGTCAGGCTAGATTGAGTCCTTCGTGGTGGACAACCCATTACCCATTATTCAATGAATCTACAGTTGTAGCTAATATTCATAGGAAAGCTTGCCAGCCATTGTCGTTTCTGATCTAATACCATCCCCAACCGAAGGAAAAAATACATTATGTTTCTGATGCATGCATCTTCTCTCTCACATGAGAGTGGATCTCACAAGTGCGGGGTTTACCTTCATATGAAAGAGAAGATACGTACATTAAAAATACCGTATATTACCTCCAACCCAAGGGTtaagattagttttttttttttttcctcgagAAAGGGGTTTAGATTAGCTTTAGACCTACCATTTACAtttaatgaattaattgatttgtataaaataaaaaaataaaaaagtccgCGAAACCCAATTGGGGTTGGATGTCCAGCATTAATATGTCAAGAAAGCTTTGCAATTTGTTGAAATAGAACTTGTGAGCTGTAAAATTAAAAGTGATATTAGTAGTAAGTCTATGTAAAATTAATTATCCATCATTCACAAGTCACAACATATCATTTCAATTAGTTGCGAAAAGATTCATGTGTATCAAAGttgtaatattattattatttttcttttttttgagaatgcaTACTACTTTGTCTATGGCCATAATGGCATGTGCATTTATAatgaatgaatataattagaaaattgcataaaaaaaaactataattagaaaataataatgcaCACTCAGCTATATTATTTGTGGTGGTGCCTAGACTGATAGGTAATCCTTTTTGATCCATTGGCGTTGCCAAATTCTAAGAATGCCTCCCCCTCCAGCCCTTCTTGGTTTACCAATAACATTTTCATAGTTGTTAGGCCCACCCGATGCATAGGCGGCTAACAATTTCATAAGGGAGAAGCAGAAGTtggttttcctttcttttctttctttctttttttaaataaaaaatatataaaaaaaaaggtggaatCCTAAGAGCAAGTTTCTACTGCTGCGAGTTAAACTCTCGCGTTAGATGATCCTGCCAACCCTGGTACTATTGCTTCCTGCACAACTTGAACTGAAGCACTAAAGCAAAGCAGACAAGGGCTTGACCACTAGACTTTTACCACTAGGTCCAGAAGTGGTGGGTATTACTACGTTTTCAAACCCGCCTACTTAGGGTCTATTTAAAGTTCGTTTAtattgctgaaactgaaattttttgctaaaaatactgtagatagagataaaagttagttaaaataatacagtgaaacccatgaatagaaccaaaaagtgcagtggaatccataaataatagtaaaaataagctaaatagtaaaataagctgactttttaatttggagccaaacacacacttagtgTAACTATAGGTGGTAAAAATGTAATTAACCAAGATAATCTTAAAACGCAATGAACTCGTATAGACATTAATCAttgaatatatatttgaaatataaatcAATCAACCGTAATATGAAATTAAGAACATTAACATGCCCCTATtgtacacaaacaaaaacatacatAATTAACAGCTAAAACCGAACCCAACATCGAGTGCATTTTGCCATACAATCTCCCTTGCAATCGACATTATAACCCAACACTTTTGGATTTCGAAGAAGAAGGTTACGGAGTGATTTCCCCTTTATTCCCCATTCCTTTTCTAACACATGCACATTGGTTTTCAGATCATGTTCAAGACTACATCCAAGAACTTCAGGAAACTTTTTGAGCAACTTGCAGATATCATCATTGGCAAGGCTTAAACCCCTAAGATAGTCCAATATTTCATTTACAATTTCGAATTTTGGTACTTCTCTTTGACGTTCCTCGCCCCAGTAAGGTGAATGAAATTggccaaatgcttttccaagtaTCTTGTCTTCCTCCTCAGCACTGAAATTAAATGCAGATAGAGCTTGCCTGCATGCTTCCCATGCCTTCCTATCTTCATCACTcaatgttaaattttcaatttgtgcgGTTGAACGTATTTCCCATTTCTTAGAAGAAAAATTGGTGGACCAAGCTCCTCTGAGCACATCTGGTGGAAGACCATTGGAGAAGTTCACATTTATCAGCACGATATTTGGTGTAGATGTTGCAAGATCAGGAGGCTGCAATGAGAAATTGCAGatcatattttttagatttaatagttaacatatataataaaataaatgaagataaaCTCATAACTTGAATATTTACAAGCATACAATTTAGAATGTTATTAAAAGGAAGGTCCAATATTTAAGCAGGAAAACTTGATAAACATGAAGAGTACCTAAAATTTATCCTGTCAATTAACAAGTATGATTTGAATGTCATATTATTTTATGCATCTTTTAGGAATTAGTTTTCCACAAAACTTGTTTGACTGTGTGTGATTGGTTATTATTTGAGGCTAGCTTTGCAATCATGGGTTCattactttcaatttttttggtttcataaGTAGATTACTTTTAAATGTTTCAAAGTCCAACTGTTCATTACTGCATGGAAAGCTTAGTTGTTGGAATTCCTACTATAACTGTCCCAATACAAGTGTCACTCAAAACTAACTAGACTTCAAAACTTAGTCCATTAACCCTTCATGAGATGATAAAATCCACATAATTgttcccttttctttggtttagaAGGGGGTTCCACAGGAATACTACTTGATCCTATTAGTTGCACAGCATCCCTTGAAACCATCATCTGTGTTAAAGGGATTCAATCTCAAGTGTCTGATATGACAGCATCAGATTTTGAGAAACTATGCAAGCTCACTTCCATAAGGTTGATGGAATTCTATCATTAcacttttatataaatatatgcaAGTTCACTTCCATAAGGTTATCGATATAAAGATGTCATACAGAAATCAAGTTCACATAGAATTGAAAATGAGTATGAATTGCtaccttttaaaaatataaatataaaaatgataataataataaaaacaacattaataataataactagcctcatcacacatgCTCCGCACGCGTGATGaggctctttttttattttgagtgtgatgtaatttttcaatttgaatttatctataaTTAGTGAGGTTACACAGgaatgaatttttaataaactaaaatttaacgATTGAGTACCCTTGACACAATGGTCATtctacaaatataagtgtttgtaagGTGTGGAAGGTAAGGGCCGAGATTCAAGGTTTTAAgagggagttttacacacatatatacttagattcagctagagtagaattctatctatctcaaaaaaaaaaaaaaaaaaaactaaaatttaagatttgaaatGGAGTAAGTTGCTAGGTTTAGTGTGTcctagtttttaggaaaaaaatttctcgagtagttttttttttttaattttgttgaattacaattttaaccccattttttattttaaaaaaataaggattatctaattagattagaggtatttttgatattttttgaaGTCAAAACTAACTTTCAGAGTCCTCTTAGTATATAGAAATACTTATTGCTATCTTCTGAGAAGTCTATATACTTCACCATTTAGCAACATAATTGATAAAAGCTGAAAAGTAATTAGGACTATACCAAGTggtctaattttattttgttttgttgcttAGATGGATATTCATAACACTAAGGTAAGTGAAGCtgaatattttcaaatatatgaaaCTAGATAGATATTAAAATAATGGCCTAATTAGAAGtttatctttccttttttagGGAATATAGGTAAAATATAGATGTTCATCTTTCATATGGTTTCATCCGTTATCAGGTTCTGTTTTAAATGATAAAGaactttctttcctttcaaaCAAATTAGTTTCATTAATACCTTCATCCTACCATTGGAGCTCCAATGTAAACCCCAGCTCACTTCACAGATTCTTCAGCCTTGGACtgaagtatcaaacaaaaagttGAAGTTCCAGATTTGGGGAAAAAACAGTGCTTATTTAAAAAGCTTGCCAAAAACCACCTACTCCTGGCTATCAAACAATGCAAAAGAACATAACCACAAGTTGTAACATATTGTTTCCTATTGATCAGATCATTTGCTGTTAAATTCCTAATGCTGCAAAGTGTCCAGAAAACACCATGTAAAAACATAATGCCAAACATTCTGCCAAAAAGACCCCTCTGCTTGACCTAACCCAAAAGAGTCCCATGATCCACTGTAGCTGTCTCATGCATCGCAAAGAGAACTCTAAAGCAAGCATCTACTGAAAGTCTAACTCCCTTTTCTCAATCTGGCACTACTCCTAATTGAAAAAGGGTTCAAATGTCTGTCCTCCAGGTCCCCTATAACTTCGCATCATTGCCCCCCTCATCTAAAGCTATACCAATCACCTCATGAAATACTTCTTTACCAAAAAACTCCCCACTACCATCTCCcaacctcaaaaggaaaaatctcctgtACTTCCCAACAagaagtcctttttttttttttttgaggacaCTCATTCCTAAAAGTTTTCCACAGACTCGGTCCAAAGGTGTTCATACAGGCCAAGTGCACCAACCTTGTAACAGTACAAATCCAGAGTTTATTACTTCTTTGTTATTGAATATGTTCATTCAATGAACCATACACTTGTTCTCTTTATACTTTCTTGGGACTGTAAATCAAACCTCCATGAAACAGACTCCAATCAAAACCAACAGGTAATCATATTGAATAAGACTTTTGAATGGCTAAATAAAGACTGCATATGATTTAATACCTATGCCAAATTATGTATGACTGAAAGGAGGCAAATGTAACCATTTATTTCTCCTAGGTCTCCTAAGAACCAAAACCTGCATTTACAAAACTCAATTCAGACTCTTAATCTGAAACCTAATTACCCTGTTGATGCATTGATCTCTAGCAGGTGATGTACAACTTGAGGAACAATTTGAAATATCAACAAGTACTTGGAAGCCCAAAATAAAACCAGCCTGTCTGGTTTTGCACCTAATTTGAAAACACTAGACTAAAAACACAGCCAATCCCTGAACCCTAAACAAGTGAACCATGCAGCCAGTAAGGctatttcattttcatatcaACCAAAGTATCCTActctaaaaactaaataaaaatagagttcAGAGTGATGTAAAGATGTTAAGCTGAACTTTTGTTGCCCATGCACATTTATGTCATATGGCTAAGATTCCAGTTTACTAACTTGATTACATGGTCAGGCTTTTCCATACACTACAGAGGCCATAGAAGAATTCATTTCAGTTTCATTAATTCAACATCCCTTAGAAGAAAAGGTAtgaattggtaatttggtaCTCACAGTAGAAAAGCAGTAGGGTGTTGCAGAACCAAGGGTCAAAAAAGGAGAAGCCAATGATTTCCCTAGCATCCCTGCCTTGTCAGAAGTTTAAATACATATCAGCTGACAAAGAAGGAACTATTAATTGACTAAAGAAGGAACTACATTAATTGACTAAGGaaataaaatcacaaaattacaaaagGTATAATGAGATTGGTAAACTATGATTATAGTTATTCACCAAGAAGTACTTGGCTTACAGACCCCAACACATTTAACTCAGCATCTGACCTTCATTGATTAAAGAACTTAATACCAAATTCTTTCTAATTGAGGAAAAATAAGGTATTTTCACCATTCATGCAGTAAGAATTGACTATGAGCCTTTTCTATTTCTTCAAATAGACTCTGGTGTGGACAACAAATACCTGTTGGACCAGATTGATGCTGATTGATTCCATTGGACTAGATTGATGCTAATTGATTGATAAACCTTAgggatttgatttgatttgatttgacttttattttcaaatttgaatactTAATGTAATTtgattaggagttatttcactTCCATATTTGATGCAATTTGAGAGAACTGCTGAAAGACACATTCTTGTGTATGTTTCACTTGAGTAATAAAACTTTTTCTAGAACCGCTTAATGGTAACTCTGAGCAACCTTAGGTGCTGAAGCCTAAAGTCACCACTTGATGCTAACCCCAAGCAACTCTAGGTATTGGCTTCTAAAggttatttgtttttttgttcttctttcatttatttaCACACAAATTCCCTTTGAGAGTTTCCTGTGCTATAGCAAACTCACCGACTAAAATTTCCATTATTCGAGGTTTGagaaatctaatttatttttcaaagattAGCCCttaactaatgaaatttaaGAAGTGTTGTTGCGGAAGAACAACTCAAAATACTTTGACTATATAGAAATAAGAAAGTCCAAGCAAAACCCATTCATTACAAACTGTTATGGATCATATTATTACCTAGTTCTACTGTTTTGGGTCACAATATTATACCTATTCTTCTTTTAAGGTCACCAAAAGACAGAAAAGAAAACGAGTGATTATGGGTCAGTCAGAATGAAATCCtgctaaaatcaaaattcaacccaaaaatgcaaaaatccATCATTCTTAATTCATCAATGTGAAGCTTATTCAGTGATTtcgtaataataataataataataatgaactTAATTACAGAAAGATATAAACAGCAGATCTCCGCTTTTCTATAAATTCTCTCTACAATTCTATCCACCAataatcattttgaaatttcCCACGAATGTACTTCTACAGTCCCTATAACTCATAACAGCCCCATGTGTAATGAGAGCAGCAGAGAGCACAATCCAAGTCTTCCCACATATTCTTCTTGACCAACAGCACAGCATACAATGCAATAACACATGATATTAGACTATGCGTCACACCGGAATTTGAGTATGTGTCAAGCAAAATAGTAAAAACCCCAAGGGGTAGCATACTTGGCCATGGATAGCCCATCATGAATGCAAGGGTTATTGGTTCAAATCTCCCCCTACCTGTGGCCACtcactcattaaaaaaaaaagaaaaaagaaaaaagaaaaaagagctaAACACCTAATCAGATTCCATTGTTAATGTAAGGAGGTGAGTTGCTCCCGGGTATGAGCATAAACTAATTAGCCCGTCAGGGATGAAAGCCCCTAAATTACCTGGCAACTAGTTCCGGAGGGTGGGATCAATTGCCCATAAGTTTTACCGGCCAGAGGTATGCCCAAAAGGCTGTTGTTTAGAAAGGTTCCCtacgttatatatattaaaaaaaaaaaaaaaaaattgtaaggaggTGAGCATTTCAAAGGCATTCTCTGTGACACAACACAATGTACCGAATACCAAAAggtccttttattttattttttttcaaatgggaTTCAATGCAAAATCTTAACGTAATCATTCAGTGTGCAAAGTAAATCATCAAAGCAGATAATGAATTGGAAGAAACAAACAACTGTCTCACAACTTAATACTGAACAAGTCTAATTATGCATtagcacacacacacaagttgCAAACTTGCAATCGcacattaattaaaaaacaattcaGATAGCAAACTTGTGGAATgggataaattataaataaactaattgAAGCCAAACCGCTTAgaattaatatgaaaaaaaaaaaaaaaaatagaagaagcaaGAATTAGAGTTTGAGTTTGACTAGGAATTGAACATAATATTTTGGTGTGGTGAATACCTGAATACAAGGGTGATTCCTTGACtaatgcagagagagagagagagagagaaatgctaGTTCTTCCGGTGCAAGGGGTGGCAACGAAAAAGTGGGACCCCTAACCAAAAACATGTGCCACAGCCACAGTTAAAAGGGATCAGAAGGCAACCACCTCTGACTCTGTCCTCAAATAACTGCTGTTGTGGTCAATGGGATTGTTTGGTTGGAATTGGATCCTACACCCCATGCGACTAGCGTTATCCTGAACCTCGTTTAGGAATTAGGATATCATGATAAAAGTTAATTTATAGTTATAGATAGTATTTCAAATTTATGGGGTCTATGGTGATTGTTTTGTTactatcatcagaccaagaagatataattttttttcacagaCTGTTGGCCTTTGGGCTTTGAACAAACCCAAGTTTGCACTCATGAGTGTACTGTAGCCCATTAAGGATAAACCTGAACACTAGGGTATTAGACTTAGAGTGTGCTATTCTTTTAATCTGGGTATAAAAAGTGCACCCATTAATTTAGTTTTGATCATAATGTAGAGTAGAAAG
This genomic stretch from Castanea sativa cultivar Marrone di Chiusa Pesio chromosome 1, ASM4071231v1 harbors:
- the LOC142643468 gene encoding uncharacterized protein LOC142643468 codes for the protein MLGKSLASPFLTLGSATPYCFSTPPDLATSTPNIVLINVNFSNGLPPDVLRGAWSTNFSSKKWEIRSTAQIENLTLSDEDRKAWEACRQALSAFNFSAEEEDKILGKAFGQFHSPYWGEERQREVPKFEIVNEILDYLRGLSLANDDICKLLKKFPEVLGCSLEHDLKTNVHVLEKEWGIKGKSLRNLLLRNPKVLGYNVDCKGDCMAKCTRCWVRF